In Kryptolebias marmoratus isolate JLee-2015 linkage group LG22, ASM164957v2, whole genome shotgun sequence, a single window of DNA contains:
- the si:dkeyp-121d4.3 gene encoding uncharacterized protein si:dkeyp-121d4.3 isoform X1, with protein MGWGDAPMRNRPPIAPPGEDGPPFNMGPPAWGPPPPGGWGPPAFGGWRPTGPSPPGWDPRGPPPPDWDPRRLSPPDWDLRRPTPPGWGPYPEDWVPPPEWERPPHWGPGPPGWGPVGPSEPWGPEPVPLVPPGPVPPVLSSGVPPPGPIGVPHPDPADIHPVVPPPPCVPPFGFPPYPPPVWTGEPIVEEPMPNPPPDQPEWIKALISAPPSDLTPAEIKKEPEATAVTNGPFSASATAPALTPAMPSKPKSEVKKTAKALGLLGKRSFERPPPGRSTGIVSFIGPTFGYIEREDLEKFTFSFDVFFGNPKAMRPGVRVHFTACKEKNRSVATDVKVAPGGTENVDPEIFEAVVSQPILEPQPGERQYPGQVYVTIGQVWTNLPFDRKDSTVTLLKNDQVLINLLTDIVSEKRRATNIKPKIPSTFSSTNETREKGVITSLKESEGIIKSEKHGELPFETRENFSDIDFTEEDINEEVEFTMITLKAGKHAIRIKRVKEPLLLTLCSSSNDEPASKNINSEENSCHIPKKKAKPITEVGPNMALDMELYEGIVSQPIIEPKDGIPGYPGQINANIGPLKTNVTFDHRDCGVTLLKNDHVLINLLVNSMTNRRRAANIRPKIPFTFTYTKETRELGVITSLGAEEGIIQSDQHGKIPFDIAENFSDTEFVADDVGKQVEFTATMVKSNKRAIRLRKIKKDGDKILCEQKKREEEEQRQNKEEEERRKQEEEEKKQQEEEECEREAERKKKEDVAATLAAAKDKVKIRHQWTPFGFKMRILDSMYEISKERYEGTVLKAIPKHPREELREDKGGAGDLQVSVQQVKIKEEKVDEEEVMKFQMGEEEIKEMKIKQEVMEEENDHEEETDEKEKKEEEEEGGVEETMAKTPEPANKCQAELEMGRLVMTINGKQKQLSFTAKDMLTTATMLVGDKVRFSIATHQETKEERAIFIEILHDSFEESNEQRQHGIVIEFSEDSGLIKFSQSPQLYFNMLEVMEKKKLELNEKVEFSIAPCETAEGGNQAIRIKRFTEKVFLPVRKLSGVGANKGKMTIKLTKPSEDDEKEKPEAEKMKAVVKNLRKDYNVTRYKSARSRSRSHSHSRSCSRSRSKSRSPSRDKFGRVIKKRRSPSVDRDRKNSKHRRRKSHERSHRHTRSHTKSCSRSRSRSRSYSRSPRRSRERSRDGSTRKRTKTSREREDKRRRELTPPHRQGGVVDSELARKKRELEELNEMIAYKKSLVDLEPGQRTCIDYDHGRLTVPLAEYKPVRSILKKRHGEPEYLRPPYDDPYYSRPYGPYHSRRYSEPYGDPYASHPYPERPYGDRPYSDRPYDRSLYGEPPYGGLPSTSPRYTDRYDVYDQPYDDRYYDPAYRSPYDLYLPVKQSQSPEPESGQVPGTSARPSQSAYRPPSPIDSPPRTPSPQENSASQSPPEEKPPLDRFLDMLSKKVDAEKNPEPDCVTDDLLPHERALQDGKGFSRIVGLASEPPSSSLTLEGEKKQPSPKRASVERTTEEPNPEPYDKIQSLLRSIGLKLSSGDVSKLASQAQEKIFSAMSSSTEKKPLSSGREDLQASRARSVELDPVHSLSPARSSSLEPVGKQKTAVLKYDEFLDHQNLEAVRTAQLNLTKTMESTSTTTPGPKPPPGPPPAHYQHPSPPLNWPLGMVSQILPTQYPTSSISTSAPPATTPQQRLGPPPGPPPGPPPRRPAQQPPGPPPGPPPQRLPGQPPFVSLPIQSTPLFIGLPNQASPPSTSSSLQPSPTATIAPPSVAANLSPASSDQSAISTTVARCLKVIETVKSLSVQPSAKPSKSVQFSLPTESLPSSNRPATVETDEDIKARQKEKLDLYNQRLLEKREQHYKEMLVRKKQGENNDGSLLPPGKPVSSEPKNVWICGHSLVYWAESRAKSPEVGMQLGMDPSKVTIWWKGTQGMTWSQLLPQLHQLKITWPNPDVLIIHLGGNDLCTESPTNLLASVKKDLTSIRSIFPRCVLVWSNILPRRVWRHSPDSHEVDLVRTTVNRRIQSIVSELSGVSLSHDNIRCGTNTGLYRANGVHLSPKGIDVFNLNLQEFLEKWELEVISEKSSEV; from the exons ATGGGTTGGGGAGACGCACCCATGCGGAACAGACCTCCCATCGCACCCCCGGGTGAAGACGGACCTCCATTTAACATGGGCCCACCGGCATGGGGCCCTCCTCCGCCTGGAGGCTGGGGCCCTCCAGCTTTTGGAGGATGGCGTCCAACAGGGCCCTCTCCTCCTGGCTGGGACCCGAGAGGGCCCCCACCTCCTGACTGGGACCCAAGAAGACTCTCCCCTCCTGATTGGGACTTAAGACGACCCACGCCGCCTGGCTGGGGTCCATATCCCGAGGACTGGGTGCCTCCTCCAGAATGGGAACGCCCCCCACACTGGGGACCTGGCCCACCTGGCTGGGGTCCCGTTGGACCTTCTGAGCCGTGGGGACCAGAGCCAGTCCCTCTAGTCCCACCTGGACCGGTTCCACCTGTCCTGTCTTCGGGTGTACCCCCACCTGGCCCTATAGGAGTTCCTCATCCGGACCCCGCAGACATCCACCCGGTTGTTCCCCCTCCTCCCTGCGTGCCTCCATTCGGGTTCCCGCCGTACCCACCCCCGGTTTGGACCGGAGAG cccaTTGTGGAGGAACCGATGCCAAACCCGCCTCCAGATCAGCCTGAATGG ATCAAAGCTCTTATTTCTGCTCCGCCTTCGGACTTAACTCCTGctgagattaaaaaagaacCTGAAGCAACTGCAGTCACCAACGGTCCGTTCTCAGCTTCGGCCACCGCTCCTGCCCTCACACCTGCGATGCCCTCAAAACCTAAATCAGAGGTCAAGAAGACAGCCAAAGCTCTGGGTCTTCTGGGAAAACGCTCATTTGAAAG GCCTCCTCCTGGCAGATCCACGGGGATTGTCTCCTTCATTGGG CCCACGTTTGGCTACATTGAGAGGGAAGACCTTGAGAAGTTCACCTTCAGCTTTGATGTCTTCTTTGGAAACCCCAAAGCCATGAGGCCTGGAGTCCGAGTCCACTTCACCGCCTGCAAAGAGAAG AACCGTTCTGTAGCTACAGACGTCAAAGTGGCTCCAGGTGGAACTGAGAATGTGGACCCAGAGATCTTTGAAGCTGTAGTCAGTCAGCCCATTTTGGAGCCTCAG CCTGGCGAGCGTCAGTACCCTGGTCAGGTGTACGTTACCATCGGACAGGTGTGGACCAACCTGCCGTTTGACAGGAAGGACAGCAcagtgactttgctgaagaacGATCAGGTCCTCATCAACCTCTTGACTGACATTGTGTCTGAGAAACGGAGAGCCACCAACATCAAACCCAAGATTCCTTCCACCTTTAGCTCCACCAACGAGACCCGAGAGAAG GGCGTCATTACCAGCCTAAAGGAAAGTGAAGGCATCATCAAGTCAGAAAAACATGGAGAGCTTCCATTTGAAACCAGAGAGAACTTCAGTGACATCGATTTTACAGAGGAGGACATCAACGAGGAGGTGGAGTTCACCATGATCACG CTGAAGGCAGGGAAACACGCCATCAGGATCAAGCGGGTGAAGGAGCCCCTCCTCCTGACGCTCTGCAGTTCCTCCAATGACGAGCCGGcgagcaaaaacatcaacagcGAGGAGAATTCATGTCACATACCAAAGAAGAAGGCCAAACCCATAACTGAAGTGGGACCCAACATGGCGCTGGACATGGAGCTGTATGAGGGCATTGTCAGCCAGCCCATCATCGAGCCCAAG gATGGTATTCCTGGTTATCCGGGTCAGATCAATGCAAATATTGGCCCTCTAAAGACTAACGTGACGTTTGACCACCGGGATTGTGGCGTGACGCTGCTGAAGAACGACCATGTGCTAATCAACCTGCTGGTTAACTCGATGACCAACAGGCGCAGGGCGGCCAACATCAGACCCAAAATCCCCTTCACCTTCACCTACACCAAGGAGACCCGAGAACTG GGTGTCATCACCTCACTAGGCGCTGAGGAAGGTATCATCCAGTCTGACCAGCATGGCAAGATTCCTTTTGATATTGCTGAGAACTTCAGTGATACAGAGTTTGTGGCTGATGATGTTGGCAAACAGGTGGAGTTCACAGCCACTATG GTGAAATCCAACAAGAGGGCCATCAGGCTGAGGAAGATAAAGAAGGATGGTGACAAAATCCTGTGTGAGCAGAAGAAAcgtgaggaggaggaacagagacaaaacaaagaggaggaggagaggaggaaacaagaggaagaagagaagaagcaacaggaggaggaggagtgtgagagagaggcagagagaaagaagaaggaGGACGTGGCTGCAACGCTGGCAGCTGCCAAAGACAAGGTGAAGATCAGGCATCAG TGGACGCCGTTCGGCTTCAAGATGAGAATCCTTGACTCCATGTACGAAATCAGCAAAGAACGATACGAAGGTACCGTGCTTAAAGCTATTCCCAAACATCCTCGTGAGGAGTTGAGGGAGGACAAAGGAGGTGCTGGGGACCTGCAGGTGTCGGTCCAACAG gtgaaaataaaagaggagaaagtggaTGAAGAGGAGGTGATGAAGTTTcagatgggagaagaagagatAAAGGAGATGAAGATAAAACAAGAGGTGATGGAAGAGGAGAACGATCATGAGGAGGAGACTgatgagaaagagaaaaaggaggaagaggaggagggtggtGTTGAGGAGACAATGGCTAAGACTCCTGAACCTGCAAACAAGTGTCAAGCAGAGCTAGAGATGGGTCGACTTGTGATGACCATCAACggcaaacagaaacagctttcATTCACTGCCAAAGACATGCTAACAACGGCCACCATGTTGGTCGGAGACAAG GTACGTTTCAGCATCGCCACCCACCAGGAGACCAAAGAGGAACGAGCGATATTCATAGAAATTCTCCATGACTCCTTTGAAGAGTCCAACGAACAACGTCAACAT GGCATTGTGATCGAGTTCTCTGAAGACTCTGGACTCATCAAGTTCTCCCAGAGCCCTCAGCTCTACTTCAACATGTTAGAGGTGATGGAGAAGAAGAAACTAGAGCTGAACGAGAAGGTTGAGTTCAGCATCGCTCCG tGTGAAACAGCTGAGGGGGGGAACCAGGCTATCAGGATAAAACGTTTTACTGAAAAGGTTTTCCTCCCGGTCCGGAAACTTAGTGGAGTTGGTGCAAACAAAGGAAAG ATGACCATCAAACTGACAAAACCATCTGAAGATGATGA AAAGGAGAAACCAGAGGCAGAAAAGATGAAGGCGGTTGTGAAAAATCTAAGGAAGGATTACAACGTGACTCGGTATAAATCTGCTCGGAGCCGGAGCCGCAGCCACAGCCACAGTAGGAGCTGTAGTCGAAGCAGGAGTAAAAGTAGGAGTCCATCCAGAGACAAGTTTGGACGTGTCATTAAAAAGAGACGCAGCCCCAGTGTTGACCGCGACCGTAAGAACAGCAAGCACAGACGGAGAAAAAGCCACGAAAGGTCACACAGGCACACTAGGAGCCACACCAAGAGTTGCAGCAGAAGTCGCAGTCGAAGCCGGAGTTACAGCAGGAGCCCCAGAAGGAGCAGGGAAAGGAGCAGAGACGGGTCCACCAGGAAAAGGACCAAAACCAGCCGAGAGCGTGAAGACAAGAGGAGGCGGGAGCTGACTCCTCCACACCGACAAGGCGGAGTCGTGGACAGTGAGCTGGCCAGGAAGAAgagagagctggaggagctcaATGAGATGATTGCCTATAAAAAATCATTGGTGGACTTGGAGCCTGGACAGAGGACCTGCATAGACTATGACCATGGCAGGCTCACCGTGCCACTTGCTGAGTACAAACCAGTTCGGTCTATCCTGAAGAAGAGACATGGGGAACCCGAGTACCTTCGGCCCCCTTATGATGATCCGTATTACAGCAGACCGTATGGGCCGTACCACAGTCGGAGGTATAGTGAGCCTTATGGCGACCCGTATGCTAGTCATCCATACCCTGAGCGGCCTTATGGTGACCGTCCGTATAGTGACCGCCCTTATGATAGGAGTCTCTATGGCGAACCTCCGTATGGTGGACTGCCTTCAACCAGTCCTCGTTACACCGATCGCTATGATGTTTATGACCAGCCTTATGATGACCGGTACTATGACCCAGCTTATAGAAGTCCCTATGATCTGTATCTTCCAGTCAAACAAAGTCAGTCTCCAGAACCTGAGTCTGGCCAAGTTCCTGGTACTTCTGCCAGACCATCCCAATCTGCCTACAGACCTCCTTCTCCAATAGATTCACCTCCTAGAACCCCTTCTCCCCAAGAAAACTCAGCATCCCAGTCCCCTCCAGAAGAGAAACCACCTCTGGACCGCTTCCTTGACATGCTTAGCAAAAAGGTGGATGCTGAGAAGAACCCTGAACCAGATTGCGTTACAGATGACCTCCTGCCTCATGAACGTGCCCTTCAGGATGGCAAAGGCTTCTCTCGAATTGTAGGATTGGCCTCAGAACCCCCAAGCAGCAGTCTAACCCTAGAAGGCGAGAAGAAGCAGCCAAGCCCTAAGCGGGCCTCAGTCGAGAGAACAACTGAAGAACCAAATCCAGAACCTTATGATAAGATTCAGAGTCTTCTGCGTTCAATTGGTTTGAAGCTGAGTTCGGGAGATGTTTCCAAACTGGCCAGCCAGGCTCAGGAGAAAATCTTTAGTGCCATGTCTTCAtccactgaaaaaaaacccttatCTTCAGGAAGAGAAGACCTGCAGGCCAGCAGAGCTCGGTCTGTGGAACTGGATCCTGTCCATTCACTCTCCCCTGCCAGATCTTCCAGTCTCGAGCCTGTcggcaaacagaaaactgccGTATTGAAGTATGATGAATTCCTAGACCATCAAAACTTGGAGGCAGTCAGGACGGCACAACTGAATCTTACCAAGACGATGGAGAGCACATCAACCACCACCCCTGGTCCAAAACCACCCCCTGGGCCTCCACCTGCTCATTATCAACATCCAAGCCCCCCACTGAACTGGCCTCTTGGCATGGTCTCCCAGATTCTCCCAACTCAGTACCCTACATCCAGCATTAGTACTTCTGCTCCACCTGCAACTACTCCACAACAAAGACTGGGTCCCCCTCCAGGACCTCCCCCCGGGCCACCTCCGCGGCGTCCTGCACAGCAACCACCAGGACCGCCTCCTGGACCTCCACCCCAGCGTCTCCCTGGACAGCCTCCTTTTGTTTCACTCCCCATTCAGTCAACGCCGCTCTTTATTGGGCTCCCTAATCAGGCTTCACCCCCAAGCACATCCAGTTCCTTACAGCCTTCACCCACTGCAACAATAGCACCACCCTCAGTGGCTGCAAACTTGAGTCCTGCAAGTTCTGACCAGTCAGCCATCTCTACAACTGTGGCACGATGCTTAAAGGTGATAGAGACGGTGAAGTCTCTTAGTGTGCAGCCATCAGCCAAACCAAGTAAATCCGTCCAGTTCAGCTTACCTACAGAGTCCCTGCCATCAAGCAATCGGCCAGCCACAGTGGAGACAGACGAGGACATAAAGGCCAGGCAAAAGGAGAAG ctggATTTGTACAACCAGAGGCTTCTGGAGAAGAGAGAGCAGCATTACAAAGAGATGCTTGTTCGAAAGAAACAAGGCGAGAACAACGATGGCTCACTGCTCCCACCAG GCAAGCCAGTCAGCAGTGAACCCAAGAATGTTTGGATCTGCGGACATTCACTTGTGTACTGGGCCGAGTCACGAGCCAAATCTCCGGAGGTAGGTATGCAGTTGGGCATGGACCCCAGCAAAGTGACAATCTGGTGGAAGGGCACCCAGGGCATGACATGGTCTCAGCTTCTGCCCCAGCTCCACCAGCTGAAGATCACCTGGCCTAACCCTGATGTCCTCATCATCCACCTGGGTGGCAATGACCTGTGCACTGAGAGCCCCACTAACTTGCTGGCCTCTGTCAAGAAGGACCTGACCTCCATCAGGAGCATCTTCCCTCGCTGCGTCCTGGTATGGTCAAACATCCTACCTCGGAGGGTGTGGCGCCATTCACCAGACAGCCACGAAGTTGATCTGGTGCGCACCACTGTAAACCGTAGAATCCAGAGCATTGTGTCAGAGCTGAGCGGCGTCTCTCTGAGCCATGATAACATCCGGTGTGGCACAAACACAGGTCTGTACCGGGCCAACGGCGTTCACCTGTCTCCAAAAGGCATCGACGTTTTCAATCTGAACCTGCAGGAGTTTCTAGAGAAGTGGGAGTTGGAGGTGATCTCAGAGAAGAGCTCAGAGGTGTAG